The nucleotide sequence GTAGCCGTCCAAGTCGTCCCGTCTCATGCAGCAACTACCGCTGCTCCTGCTGTTTCTAACGCACTTGACTGCTAAGATGACAAAAGTCACCAGCGATAGCACGGACACCGAGGCCAGAGAGAGAATCAAATACAGGGTGATTCTCCCGCTTTTCGTACTGGGTTCTGGAGTTTTCTGCCGGAGATCCAAGATGGGTTCATGGAGCCCGTCCTCTACCTGTATGGCCAGTGTGACCGTGGTGGACTGGACCGGCTCCCCGTCATCCTGTATCTCTATAAGCAGCCTCTGAGAGGAGTCGTCCTGCTCGGACACAGCGCGTTTAGTCCTCACCTCCCCTGTGTAAAGACTGACACTGAACAGAGACACGTCTGTGGCCTCCACCAGTTTATATGAGATCCAGGCGTTATGGCCCGAGTCTGCGTCCACAGCCGTTACCTTAGTAACCAGGTAGCCTGCTTTAGCGGAGCGGGGCATCTTCTGGTGAGAGAGCGAGCCCAGGGCAGCGGAGGGGTAAATAACAGCAGGGGAATTGTCGTTCTGGTCCAGGATAAAAACGTGGACAGTGACGTTgctgctcagagagggagagCCGTGATCCTTGGCCTGCACCAGAATCTGAAACACCTTTAGTTTCTCATAGTCGTATGAGTGCATGCTGTAGATGCTGCCGTTGTCAGGGTTCATGTACACATAGGAGGATACAGAGACGTCCTGCACTTTGGAGTCTAAGATGGAGAAGGAGGTTTTTGCGTTGTCCCCCAGGTCTGAGTCCGTGGCGAAGACTGAACACAGTAGTTTCCCTGGTGCGTAATTCTCTTTGACGTACACCGTGTACGAGGGCTGAGAGAATAGCGGTGGATTGTCATTCACATCGAACACATCAACAATTATTGTTTTCTTGCTGGATAAAGGGGGTTTCCCTGAATCACTGGCACTGATATCTATACTATACTGAGAGTAACGCTCGCGGTCAAGAGGAGCATTAGTTACCAGGGTGTAATGCTTGGATACCGACGGGTTCAACTTGAACGGAGACTTTGGTGACACGCTTAACCGCACCTTCCCATTGTCCCCGGAGTCGGAGTCTTTGGCGCCTATCAAAGCTATCACGGTTCCGATAGGTGAATCTTCTGGAACGGGTGTCGTTAGAGACGTCACAATTATCTCTGGGATGTTGTCATTGACGTCAATCATTTTAAATTCAACATCACAATGTCCGTCCATCTCCGGGTTGCCTTTATCTTTAGCGACTATGTCAAATTTATATAAGCTCGTCTGCTCATAGTTGAGTTGTCTTTTTATTACAATCACTCCTGTCGAAGAATCTATATCAAACAATGCAGTCACTGAGTCTGGCGTCTGTTCTCCAAATACATACTCTATCTCCCCATTTAATCCCTCGTCCGGGTCTGTCGCTTTTACTCGTAAAATCTGAGTGCCAGGTGCAGCATTTTCGTTAACATTAGCCTCATAAAGTTGTCTCTCAAACTGCGGTGCGTTATCATTAATATCAAGTACCATGATACTAACCTCAGAGGTTCCTGAACGCACTGGATCACCCCCATCTACAGCGGTGAGAATAAGCTTATGAACAGGTTGCTTCTCCCGGTCGAGAGACCTTTCAATGACCAGTTCTGGAGTTTTGCTACCATCTTTGTGATTTTTGACATTCAATTTGAAATGGTCGTTTTTGTTAATGCTGTATGAGCGTATAGTGTTCGCAGCGACATCGGGATCCAGTGCGCATTCGAGTGGAAATCTTGCGCCTGGGTTTATTGACTCTGCAATCTTTAATGCTTTTTCTTTGGTGAGAAAGCTGGGAGAATTATCATTGATATCCTGTATTTCAATATCAACTCGGTGAAGCTGCAAGGGCTTTTCAATCACTACCTCCAAAGGCAAAATACACGGAACTCTTTGTCCACacagttcctctctgtctatccttTCACTGACGACCAGCTCTCCTTTCCCCAGATCCACACTGAAATACTGCTGACCAGCTTCCGAGGTTATTCGTAATTTACGACGATAAATCTCAGATAGTCCCAAAACCAGATCTTTGGCTAGATTTCCTACCACAGAGCCATGTTTCAGTTCCTCCGGGATGGTGTAGCGAGTCTGTCCGTCTATTGTACTCCACAAGAGAATGAAATGATGCCACCATAGCAGAACCTGCCACACGGGCAGTCTATTCCACATTGTTCCACGACACATCAAAACGAATATATTATTTCACCCAAAATTCGCCCTTTCGCAGGAGTGGTGATACTCAATCTGTAATCGAATGTCAACGTCGCTCATATTTTACAGTGATGGAGACGCTTTGTGTCTCGGcacatccctctttctcctccatctcGGAGCATTGTAAGGGTTACGGTGCTGAGGCTGGGGGGAGGGAGTAGATCTCTTTGTACGGTTCTGCATGCTATTGGTGCACAGCGCCTAACACAAGCTACCAATCAGGATTTACCAGTCATTTAAAGCTATACAGTGAAAATACGAGCTCTTGGGAAACATATGAAGCACCATAACAATTCAACATGTGAGATAAACAGTACTCCATTTAATGTGTAATACTATGAGTACTGCTACTATACTATTCATATCACTTAGTATTAGTAGCCTTTCAGACACCCATCTATACCCCACAatacatgccaccaggggtctcgtCAGAGTCCCCAAGTCCGAAACGAATTCACGGCAACGCACAGatttatacagagccatgatcacatggaactcccttccatctccgaTTCCTCTCGCAAACAGCAAAATTACCTTTTAAAAACGGATTATGCAACAACTCATGGAACCGCGGGGACTGTAAGGACaaacacacaacagacacacaacacaacattattCTCGAAGTATTCTATATTCAATTCTCCCTGATATCTGTGTGGGTGACAAAGGCTCTCCGTTGCCGTCCTGTGGTAAAAGAAAGCAAGCGCAGCAGGAGTCAAAGCAACCCACGTGGCTCTGAATAATAATACATCGCACAGCCAGCTTAAAAAATACCCGTATGGAGGTCTGGAGAGCAAAGGAAAAGGGTTGCTCTGatgacattctctctctctctctctctctctctctctctctctctctctctctctctctctctctctctctctctctctctctctctctctctctcacacagacccTGGGACCCTGGAACTCACTCACTCCACTGTAATATGTCCATGACATGAACTAATTACCTGAGAGCTGAATCGAGATTACATATATAAATAAACTCGATACCATTTTCCATTATACACAAGCTGTAACCTACATCATATCCCAATCCTACAACGAATATGAAAACAATAATGCATCAGCTTTGATATTGGTTAATAAAGGTGAAAGAATAAATAAAATCCGTGCTCGTCAAGGCGACGGAtgtagatggggagaggggggggggggggtgggcaCGCTGCCACAGAGCTCGAGAGCGTGGTTCAGAACCACGCGGGTGGACAGCGCCACACAGGCGGCCAGCTCGTGCTGCTGCATATGAGCGGCGACCGCGTGGTGGCTGCTGAACAATAActcatatctctttctctctctctcgttttatTTATTACAGTCAACTCTACCATATTATGTTAACCCTCCTGCTGCGTTCTGGTCGAATTGAACCAGTTTACAAGTTCATgtaatctgattgtcataaggttccattACTTTGttcacacagggcatctgaacacacaacatacatttgatgattttcattacattttgggtgttttatttaaattttgtacacctgtggtgttcccggtcatgaccggtcattagaaatgaatgggtgagactacagttagtgtataaaattgagttcaggcacatgcccattaatcagatggacacacttctTCTCCCggacccccacatgcatgtgtttgagcgcgcgcacacacacacacacacacacacacacacacacacacacacacacacacacacacacacacacacacacacacacacacacacacacacacacacacacacacacacacacacacacacacacacacacacacacacacacacctcactccccttcttggcttccatggcaacccccacgggaacctttccccaatagaatcttttcCCCACGGGAACCACAATTCTTGGCAGTCTCACAAACAATTGCAACATTGTTTAAACTTTTCTCCTATTCTGGTATATACAtcttttttgaggccttgctcacaattccttctgtggcagcacaatgaccaaacgatatactgtatgtgaggctcttgatcatatctttgatcgtgactggtgaggaggagagagtccttttaaactttgacacaaagtagtctgtgataaatagcacaatatgcttcatctgagtatttgttacagtcaaaataatccatacattatgcttttGTTAAACTCAAAAAggagttgtatgagctcaggtatagcaaatagaagttcaaaacttgtaatgttgacaagaacttaagttgataaaaagatgTAACACaacattatagtattattatggatttataatcatgGGGCGatcattttggaccgggaacacagaattaattaacacgaaaggaacacaacaggagggttaagtCAGATGCATCCCCCAAATGTGAGTGGAATAACATTCAGTCCCTCAGTGCTGAGTGCTTGTGTCTACGGATCACAGCGGTGGTCTTTGTTTTGGTCTTTACTTCCAGTCAGAATCAGTAAGGTCATGGACGTGTTTACAGTCTATTGTCTTGTGATGGTGGAGTCATTATTACGGAATGTATTTCTTACCTTATTTGGAGAGACGGAGGATGACAGGAGACACGTCAGCAACAGCAGCGAAGGGAAGACATggaagagaagaacagagagacaaACGAGACACGGGTTTAGAGGGATGATCAGCAGACAAAAGAGAGTCTTGGGACAGAGACATCCCCGATACTCACCGTTCACCTTGCATTGATAATGTAGCCTTGATTGGTTCCGGAGGTGGGGACTGTGTTGATTTGCGTTGGGATACCTGTGATATGTGCCCTAATGATGATGTCCCAGAATGCTGTCGCCGGAGCTCGTTATGTGTCATAGGTGTGTCTCGTTAGGTGTCTGTTTGCGTGTGTGGCACAGAAAGGTGGGTCGAACATAAACGCAAaagcaaacaacaacacagttattCAGGCAAATCCCCGATATCACGGTGTGTCTTCGCTTGTGTCTGCTGTTGCATTGTGTGAGGTATGCTTGTTTATTTGTGGAGAGAAAGGGAAGTAGAGAGCATAGGGCGTGACACATAGGGATagaggagcagagaaagagagagatgggaggggagagagcgagagagagagtgagggagaagaatACTTAATAAAAGAGAAATACAACAATTGGCCCAGTTCCTCTGTAACAGGAGCATGAGCAGTGTACTATCTCATCTGCATGTTCCAGCCAGGATGATGATAGCACCATTATGAAGTGTCCCCCAAATGGTACCctcttccctacatagtgcactacttttttttacCAAAGCCCTATGGTTAGCTGGTTGAAAGTGATACGCTATATAGAGAATAAGTTGTCATTTCAGACGCAGTAAGACCATAGGAGGGGTGTGTTCGCTCCCAGAACGGCAGGATAGCATCGCTACACTGCAGTACAGCACACTGCCATGCTGCAGAGGAGCAGCTCCTACACAGCAACAGCAGAGGGACTCGAGGCAATGCCCAGGGATGCTGTATGCTTAATTAAGGAGATGCTttcacgctgtgtgtgtgtgtgtgtgtgtgtgtgtgtgtgtgtgtgtgtgtgtgtgtgtgtgtgtgtgtgtgtgtgtgtacgcgtgcgTTCAACACACCCTATAGCTGGAATGTCACAGTGAATATGAAAGTATGAATAGGAGTTATATGAATGCGATCATTATAATAACACAGATAACCACTATGTTAGATACACAATGTGTACATGTGAGTTCttgtgcacagacacacacacacacacaagaatacACATGTATCAGTCAATAAGAAATAACTGTACACCCTATAATAAAACAGCACAACCTCCATGGAGTCTTGTGGGCTTATTTTAGACAGTGTTTTCACAGTCCCAGTCAGAGCAAAGGGGAGGTGAAACAGTGAGAGGCAATCAGGCCAGGGCAGCATCCATTTTACGGAAACAGAGAGGTAGACCCACCCCGTcatacaccctctctcccccctcccctaccAATCCAGGCCAGAGCCCGAGGACACTGCACCTCTGTGTCCTAAACAGGGGTGTGTCTGCCCGCTTTAAACCAACAGCTGCTGTATCCTATCAGACACCAGACCCTGCATCTGCTGCTGCCCCCCTGTGGACCAAACCACAATGGTACGGTCCTGACAGTGAGTCAGCTGGTTGCTACGGCAACGCATCCCACCTCTCTTCCAGAGAGCCATGAAATAAAAAGAGCTCTAAGAAAAACAGCATGGTGGGAGGAAGAGAAAATGAACAAATTACTCATGAACCTTCCTGTCCTTTCTTATAATAATGTATCACTCACAAAGATACCAAGAAAGTTAGTGGAATGTCTAACAGAAGAATGTACAGGCTTGTGGAAAGCGGTGTTACCATATTGACTAGTTACATAAAGAGTCTTGTTCATAAGAAGAAAGAGCATCTTCTTCTGATTAAAACAACGCAGTGAAACACAGATGCGACTTTGGACGCCTGAACGCATCATGGGTTTAtacacagaacagaggagagctctttcgctctctcctccatcgctctctcactcactgcaGCAGAATGGTGcagctggagagggggaggggagggaagcagAGAAAAAacgagaacagagagaaagaggagggaagaggacacACAAATCCACAATGCCTTATAAAGGATACATTTCGCCAACAAACATTCCTTGCTACAAACATACACTGAGTACATTAAACcccctctttccatgacatagactgaccaggcgaatccaggtgaaagctatgatcccttattgatgtcacttgttacattcacttcaatcagtgtagatgaaggggaggagacaggttaaataatgatttttaagccttgagacaactgagacatggattgtgtatgtgtgcaattcagaaggtgaatgggcaagacaaaatattgaagtgcctttgaacggggtatggtagtaggtgccaggcacactggtttgtgtcaagaactgcaacactgctgggtttttccaaactcagcagtttcctgtgtgtatcaagaatggtccaccacacagCCAACGTGACACAACtataggaagcattggagtcaacatgggccagcatccctgtggcaCGCTTTCAACACTTTGTAGAGTCCACACCCTGAAGAATTCAGGCCGTTCTGAGGGCCAActcattaggaaggtgttcctaatgtttgtataTTCAGTGTACATGTTGAATCAAAATCATCACTATTGTTATGACCTTTCTCCATAGATATCATCACTGATGATCATGACAATACTGGCATCATTGACACGGCCACTGTTAATACTGGCATCATTGACACGGCCACTGTTAATACTGGCATCATTGACACGGCCACTGTTAATACTGGCATCATTGACACGGCCACTGTTAATACTGGCATCATTGACACGGCCACTGTTAATACTGGCATCATTGACACGGCCACTGTTAATACTGGCATCATTGACACGGCCACTGTTAATACTGGCATCATTGACACGGCCACTGTTAATAATGGCATTAATGACCATCTTGTGACCACCATAATAGTCATTTTGATTATATACACAATAAGCATATAGTTCATGACCCCACAGTAACTCCTTTGTCCTGCTGGTGGTTGTTAGGGCTCAGCCTCAGGGTCTGACTGAATGAATCACTCGACCTGGTTTTCAGACCACAGAAAAATGGCAGTGGTGAGTCTACCCAGCCTGACAGATCAGAACAGCGTCATACACAGCTACGCACACACACGGTGTGTTTTTGCGTGTGTGTGCTGTGCGCGTGCCGCTACTGTGCAAAGGCGTGCGTTGCGTCGCAGTGTGTATTGGTGTGGGACTCAGACggcgtgtatgagtgtgtgtgtgtgtgacgtataAGACAAGTCTGACTGTGCCCCACTGTTCCACTGCCCTGTATAATCCCCGCTGTAATCCTTCCCAGAGGATCAGCCTGTACAAACTCACTAGGCTTCATGCACTACTGCGAAAGCAACAACCAtatacccacacacaaacactcagtgTGTAGGTATCAataggagggaggggtgtgtaAGTTGTAAGAGTACAACACACAAGTTGCAATTTGAAATTGGGTAACGCATCAGCAGGTCTCTTCTTATATCAGTCATTGTAGACCTTAGAAAGCTCTTTACAACTTGTCGAAAATGTCCAGGTCAACGAGCCCATGTCCACTAACGTTTCTTAGCGAGGTTTTCTAACCCATGGATTTTGCTGTAACGTTTGTGTCAATCAGATGTCACCTGAACACACAGATGAGCTTTCAACTGCAATatgttctctccaccccatgtATGTTTGGAACGGCCCGTttaaaaaagtttgggaaccactgacctACGACAATATAATATGTG is from Oncorhynchus masou masou isolate Uvic2021 chromosome 32, UVic_Omas_1.1, whole genome shotgun sequence and encodes:
- the LOC135526839 gene encoding protocadherin gamma-C5-like → MCRGTMWNRLPVWQVLLWWHHFILLWSTIDGQTRYTIPEELKHGSVVGNLAKDLVLGLSEIYRRKLRITSEAGQQYFSVDLGKGELVVSERIDREELCGQRVPCILPLEVVIEKPLQLHRVDIEIQDINDNSPSFLTKEKALKIAESINPGARFPLECALDPDVAANTIRSYSINKNDHFKLNVKNHKDGSKTPELVIERSLDREKQPVHKLILTAVDGGDPVRSGTSEVSIMVLDINDNAPQFERQLYEANVNENAAPGTQILRVKATDPDEGLNGEIEYVFGEQTPDSVTALFDIDSSTGVIVIKRQLNYEQTSLYKFDIVAKDKGNPEMDGHCDVEFKMIDVNDNIPEIIVTSLTTPVPEDSPIGTVIALIGAKDSDSGDNGKVRLSVSPKSPFKLNPSVSKHYTLVTNAPLDRERYSQYSIDISASDSGKPPLSSKKTIIVDVFDVNDNPPLFSQPSYTVYVKENYAPGKLLCSVFATDSDLGDNAKTSFSILDSKVQDVSVSSYVYMNPDNGSIYSMHSYDYEKLKVFQILVQAKDHGSPSLSSNVTVHVFILDQNDNSPAVIYPSAALGSLSHQKMPRSAKAGYLVTKVTAVDADSGHNAWISYKLVEATDVSLFSVSLYTGEVRTKRAVSEQDDSSQRLLIEIQDDGEPVQSTTVTLAIQVEDGLHEPILDLRQKTPEPSTKSGRITLYLILSLASVSVLSLVTFVILAVKCVRNSRSSGSCCMRRDDLDGYKNPNRNLQIQLNTDGPIKYVEVLGGDMLSQSQSFRSCLSPMSEFSDFTFVKPSSTTDFKEMINVLDASLPDSAWTFESQQVRSDA